The Mycolicibacterium doricum genome includes a region encoding these proteins:
- a CDS encoding acyl-CoA dehydrogenase family protein, which translates to MDYFGLDDEERVIAETAAAFAEKRLAPYAAEWDESHHFPTDVLREAAELGMAAIYCREDVGGSGLRRIDAVRIFEQLSAADPAVAAFLSIHNMCAWMVDTYGSGEQRKTWVPRLASMASIASYCLTEPGAGSDASALRTRAVREGGHFVLDGVKQFISGAGTSDVYVVMARTGSEGPRGISAFVVEKDTPGVSFGAQEQKMGWNAQPTAQVVFDGARVPAENMLGGTGAEGSGFGIAMNGLNGGRLNIAACSLGGAQTAYEKAAAYLADRQAFGAALLDEPTVRFALADMATALQTSRTLLWRAASALDDNHPDKVELCAMAKRYVTDACFDVADQALQLHGGYGYLREYGVEKIVRDLRVHRILEGSNEIMRVVIGRAVAGRARNQTEAATARTSA; encoded by the coding sequence ATGGACTACTTTGGCCTCGACGACGAGGAGCGCGTGATCGCCGAGACGGCGGCCGCGTTCGCCGAGAAACGCCTGGCCCCGTACGCGGCGGAATGGGACGAGTCCCACCACTTCCCGACCGACGTGCTGCGGGAGGCCGCCGAACTGGGCATGGCGGCGATCTACTGCCGCGAGGACGTCGGCGGCAGCGGGTTGCGGCGCATCGATGCGGTGCGCATCTTCGAGCAGCTGTCCGCCGCCGACCCGGCCGTCGCGGCGTTCCTGTCGATCCACAACATGTGTGCCTGGATGGTGGACACCTATGGCTCCGGAGAGCAGCGCAAGACGTGGGTGCCGCGGCTGGCGTCGATGGCCAGCATCGCCAGCTACTGCCTCACCGAGCCGGGTGCGGGGTCGGACGCCAGTGCGTTGCGCACCAGGGCCGTTCGGGAGGGCGGCCACTTCGTTCTCGACGGGGTGAAGCAGTTCATCTCCGGCGCGGGCACTTCCGACGTGTATGTGGTGATGGCCCGCACCGGCAGTGAGGGGCCGCGCGGCATCTCCGCGTTCGTGGTCGAAAAGGACACGCCCGGCGTCAGTTTCGGTGCCCAGGAACAGAAGATGGGCTGGAACGCCCAGCCCACGGCGCAGGTGGTGTTCGACGGTGCGCGTGTCCCGGCCGAGAACATGCTCGGTGGCACCGGCGCGGAGGGCAGTGGTTTCGGTATCGCGATGAACGGACTCAACGGCGGGCGTCTCAACATCGCCGCCTGCTCGCTGGGTGGCGCGCAGACGGCCTACGAGAAGGCGGCGGCCTATCTGGCCGACCGGCAGGCCTTCGGCGCCGCCCTGCTCGACGAGCCGACCGTCCGGTTCGCCCTGGCCGATATGGCGACCGCACTGCAGACGTCCCGTACGTTGTTGTGGCGGGCGGCGAGCGCACTCGACGACAACCATCCCGACAAGGTGGAGTTGTGTGCGATGGCGAAGCGTTACGTCACCGACGCCTGCTTCGACGTAGCCGATCAGGCGCTGCAATTGCACGGCGGCTACGGATATCTACGCGAGTACGGGGTGGAGAAGATCGTCCGCGATCTGCGGGTGCATCGGATCCTCGAGGGCAGCAACGAGATCATGCGCGTGGTCATCGGACGGGCTGTCGCGGGCCGAGCCCGCAATCAAACAGAGGCGGCCACGGCACGCACGTCGGCATGA
- a CDS encoding CoA-acylating methylmalonate-semialdehyde dehydrogenase → MTNQIQHFIDGKRTAGESSRTADVMNPSTGAVQAQVLLGSRADVDAAVAGAAEAQREWAAWNPQRRARVMMRFVELVNQHVDELAELLSLEHGKTVADSKGDIQRGIEVIEFAIGIPHLLKGEYTEGAGTGIDVYSMRQPLGVVAGITPFNFPAMIPLWKAGPALACGNAFILKPSERDPSVPVRLAELFIEAGLPAGVFQVVHGDKEAVDAILEHPVIQAVGFVGSSDIAQYIYAGAAANGKRAQCFGGAKNHMIVMPDADLDQAVDALIGAGYGSAGERCMAISVAVPVGKETADRLRNRLIERVNNLRVGHSLDPKADYGPLVTEAALNRVRDYITQGVEAGAEAVVDGRERSSDEMQFGDDSLEGGYFIGPTLFDHVTPDMSIYTDEIFGPVLCIVRADNYEEALRLPTEHEYGNGVAIFTRDGDTARDFVAKVQVGMVGVNVPIPVPVSYHTFGGWKRSGFGDLNQHGPHSVLFYTKTKTVTQRWPSGIKDGAEFVIPTMK, encoded by the coding sequence ATGACCAATCAGATCCAGCACTTCATCGACGGCAAGCGCACCGCGGGTGAGTCCAGCCGAACCGCGGACGTGATGAACCCGAGCACCGGAGCGGTGCAGGCCCAGGTCCTACTCGGTTCGCGCGCCGATGTGGACGCCGCGGTGGCCGGCGCCGCGGAGGCCCAAAGGGAATGGGCGGCGTGGAACCCGCAGCGCCGCGCCCGCGTCATGATGCGCTTCGTCGAGCTGGTCAATCAGCACGTGGACGAGTTGGCAGAGCTGCTCAGCCTGGAACACGGCAAGACCGTCGCCGACTCCAAGGGCGACATCCAGCGCGGCATCGAGGTCATCGAGTTCGCGATCGGCATCCCGCACCTGCTCAAGGGTGAGTACACCGAGGGCGCGGGCACCGGCATCGACGTGTACTCCATGCGCCAGCCGCTCGGCGTCGTCGCCGGCATCACGCCGTTCAACTTCCCCGCGATGATCCCGCTGTGGAAAGCCGGTCCTGCGCTGGCCTGCGGTAACGCCTTCATCCTCAAGCCCTCCGAGCGCGACCCGTCGGTGCCCGTGCGGCTCGCGGAGTTGTTCATCGAGGCCGGGCTGCCCGCGGGCGTGTTCCAGGTCGTCCACGGCGACAAGGAAGCCGTCGACGCGATCCTCGAGCATCCGGTCATCCAGGCCGTCGGCTTCGTCGGCAGCTCCGACATCGCCCAGTACATCTACGCGGGCGCGGCCGCCAACGGTAAGCGCGCCCAGTGCTTCGGCGGCGCCAAGAACCACATGATCGTGATGCCCGACGCCGACCTCGACCAGGCCGTCGACGCGCTGATCGGCGCCGGCTACGGCAGCGCGGGTGAGCGCTGCATGGCCATCAGCGTCGCGGTGCCCGTCGGCAAGGAGACCGCCGACCGGCTGCGTAACCGGCTGATCGAGCGGGTGAACAACCTGCGCGTCGGCCACAGCCTCGACCCGAAGGCCGACTACGGCCCGCTGGTCACCGAGGCCGCGCTCAACCGGGTCCGCGACTACATCACCCAGGGTGTCGAGGCGGGCGCCGAGGCCGTCGTCGACGGGCGCGAACGTTCCAGCGACGAAATGCAGTTCGGGGACGACAGCCTCGAGGGCGGCTACTTCATCGGCCCGACGCTGTTCGACCACGTCACCCCGGACATGTCGATCTACACCGACGAGATCTTCGGCCCGGTGCTGTGCATCGTGCGCGCCGACAACTACGAGGAGGCGCTGCGCCTGCCCACCGAGCACGAGTACGGCAACGGCGTGGCGATCTTCACCCGCGACGGCGACACCGCACGTGACTTCGTCGCCAAGGTCCAGGTCGGCATGGTCGGGGTCAACGTCCCGATCCCGGTCCCGGTGTCCTACCACACCTTCGGCGGGTGGAAGCGTTCCGGCTTCGGCGACCTCAACCAGCACGGGCCGCACTCGGTCCTGTTCTACACCAAGACCAAGACCGTCACGCAGCGCTGGCCGTCGGGCATCAAGGATGGCGCCGAGTTCGTCATCCCCACCATGAAATAG
- a CDS encoding dTDP-4-dehydrorhamnose 3,5-epimerase family protein, with protein MTARELTVPGAWEITPTVHADPRGLFFEWFTDREFTGFAGHRLDIRQANCSVSRAGVLRGLHFAAVPPGQAKYVTCVRGAVCDVAVDIRVGSPTFGRWDAVLLDGRDRRSIYLAEGLGHAFLALQDDSTVMYLCSTGYDPAREHTVSPTDPALDIDWNFDGELVVSDRDADAPTLDQARQAGLLPTWDACQAYVEGLRRR; from the coding sequence GTGACGGCGCGGGAGTTGACGGTGCCCGGCGCGTGGGAGATCACCCCGACCGTGCACGCCGACCCGCGCGGGTTGTTCTTCGAGTGGTTCACCGACCGCGAATTCACCGGATTCGCCGGCCACCGCCTCGACATCCGACAGGCCAACTGTTCGGTGTCGCGGGCCGGCGTGCTGCGCGGGTTGCACTTCGCCGCGGTGCCGCCGGGTCAAGCCAAGTACGTCACCTGTGTGCGCGGTGCGGTGTGCGACGTGGCGGTCGACATCCGGGTCGGCTCACCGACGTTCGGCCGCTGGGATGCGGTGCTGCTCGACGGCCGGGACCGCCGATCGATCTACCTCGCGGAGGGACTGGGCCATGCTTTCCTTGCGCTGCAGGACGATTCGACGGTGATGTATCTGTGCTCGACGGGCTACGACCCGGCCCGCGAGCACACGGTGTCACCCACCGATCCGGCGCTGGACATCGACTGGAACTTCGACGGTGAGCTGGTGGTCTCCGACCGCGACGCCGATGCCCCCACGCTGGACCAGGCGCGCCAGGCGGGGCTGCTGCCGACGTGGGACGCGTGTCAGGCCTACGTCGAGGGCCTGCGCCGCCGATGA
- the rfbB gene encoding dTDP-glucose 4,6-dehydratase, which translates to MRLLVTGGAGFIGANFVHATVREYPDYAVTVLDALTYAGSPESLAPVADRIRLVEGDVADAGLVGGLVAEADAVVHFAAETHVDNALADPGPFVQSNVVGTYTVLEAVRRAGARLHHVSTDEVYGDLALGEDRRFTESTPYNPSSPYSSTKAAADLLVRAWVRSYGVRATISNCSNNYGPYQHVEKFIPRQITNVLTGRRPKLYGTGANVRDWIHVEDHNSAVWRILRDGVVGRTYLIGAEGERDNLTVLRTLLRIMDRDPDDFDHVTDRAGHDLRYAIDPSPLYSELGWSPAHLDFEEGLRSTVQWYRDNEAWWRPLKDAAEAAYAERGQ; encoded by the coding sequence ATGCGGTTGCTGGTCACCGGCGGTGCGGGGTTCATCGGCGCGAACTTCGTGCACGCCACCGTCCGTGAGTATCCTGACTATGCGGTGACGGTCCTCGACGCGCTCACCTATGCGGGCAGTCCCGAGTCCCTTGCGCCGGTCGCGGACCGGATCCGGCTGGTCGAAGGCGACGTGGCCGATGCCGGGTTGGTCGGCGGGCTCGTCGCCGAGGCCGACGCCGTCGTGCATTTCGCCGCCGAAACCCACGTCGACAACGCGCTGGCCGATCCCGGGCCGTTCGTGCAGAGCAATGTCGTCGGCACCTACACGGTGCTCGAGGCAGTGCGCCGGGCCGGCGCCCGGCTCCACCACGTCTCCACCGACGAGGTGTACGGCGATCTCGCGCTCGGCGAGGACCGCCGTTTCACCGAGTCGACGCCGTACAACCCGTCGAGCCCGTACTCGTCGACCAAGGCGGCCGCGGATCTACTGGTGCGGGCGTGGGTGCGGTCCTACGGTGTGCGCGCGACGATCTCGAACTGCTCGAACAACTACGGGCCCTATCAGCACGTGGAGAAGTTCATCCCGCGCCAGATCACCAACGTGCTGACCGGGCGACGGCCCAAGCTCTACGGCACCGGCGCCAACGTACGGGACTGGATCCACGTCGAGGACCACAACAGCGCGGTGTGGCGGATCCTGCGCGACGGTGTGGTGGGCCGGACGTATCTGATCGGCGCGGAGGGTGAGCGGGACAACCTCACGGTGCTGCGCACGCTGCTGCGGATCATGGACCGCGATCCCGACGACTTCGACCACGTCACCGACCGCGCCGGCCACGATCTGCGTTACGCCATCGACCCGTCGCCGCTCTATTCGGAACTGGGTTGGTCGCCGGCGCATCTGGACTTCGAGGAAGGGCTGCGGTCGACCGTGCAGTGGTATCGCGACAACGAGGCGTGGTGGCGGCCGCTCAAGGACGCCGCCGAAGCGGCGTACGCGGAGCGCGGCCAGTGA
- a CDS encoding LLM class F420-dependent oxidoreductase — MTEGVSLKPGLGRYGVWTPGAPKPEQAAQIEQLGYGAVWVGASPAADLEFVEPILDATETLQVATGIVNVWASPAEDVAASYHRIEDKYPSRFLLGIGIGHPEATQEYRKPYDVLVQYIDKLDAAKVPTSRLVIAALGPKVLQLAARRSAGAHPYLTTPEHTGQARNLVGPTVFLAPEHKVVLSTDVDEARAIGRETVQFYLGLSNYVNNWKRLGFTDEDVAEPGSDNLIDAVVAHGTAEAVAARLEEHHERGADHVAIQVLGGRDKLIPTLKELAGPLGLKG; from the coding sequence ATGACCGAAGGGGTTTCACTCAAGCCCGGCCTGGGCCGCTACGGCGTCTGGACTCCCGGGGCCCCGAAACCGGAGCAGGCGGCGCAGATCGAACAGCTCGGTTACGGCGCGGTGTGGGTCGGCGCGTCCCCCGCCGCGGATCTGGAGTTCGTCGAGCCGATCTTGGACGCGACGGAGACATTGCAGGTTGCCACCGGGATCGTGAACGTGTGGGCGTCACCGGCCGAGGACGTGGCCGCGTCGTATCACCGCATCGAGGATAAGTATCCGAGCCGGTTCCTGCTCGGCATCGGGATAGGGCACCCGGAGGCCACCCAGGAGTACCGCAAGCCCTACGACGTGCTGGTCCAGTACATCGACAAGCTCGACGCGGCCAAGGTGCCGACCAGTCGGCTGGTGATCGCCGCGCTGGGGCCGAAGGTGCTCCAACTGGCGGCTCGGCGCAGCGCGGGCGCCCACCCGTACCTGACCACCCCCGAGCACACCGGCCAGGCCCGCAATCTCGTCGGCCCGACGGTGTTCCTCGCCCCCGAGCACAAGGTGGTACTGAGCACCGACGTCGACGAGGCGCGCGCGATCGGCCGCGAGACCGTCCAGTTCTACCTCGGCCTGAGCAACTACGTGAACAACTGGAAGCGGCTTGGCTTCACCGACGAAGACGTCGCCGAACCGGGTAGCGACAACCTGATCGACGCGGTGGTCGCCCACGGCACCGCCGAGGCCGTCGCCGCGCGCCTCGAAGAACACCACGAGCGCGGTGCCGACCACGTGGCCATCCAGGTGCTGGGCGGACGGGACAAGTTGATCCCGACGCTGAAGGAGTTGGCGGGCCCCCTCGGGTTGAAGGGCTGA
- a CDS encoding zinc-dependent alcohol dehydrogenase family protein, translated as MHAMVYHGPGRRSWEQVPDPVIERATDAIVRVDAVTICGTDLHILKGDVPEVQPGRILGHEAVGTVTEIGAAVDNLAVGDRVLVSCISACGSCRYCRNGQYSQCLGGGGWILGHLIDGTQAEYVRVPFADNSTHKVPPGVGDEQMVLLADILPTSYEVGVLSAAVRPGDVVAIVGAGPIGLAAVLTAKLYSPSHIVVIDIAESRLKAATTVGADIVVDSTSQDVRAVIDGLTDGLGADVVMEAVGVPETFEQAVGLVRPGGHVANIGVHGKPATLHLEDIWIKNLTITTGLVDTHSTPTLIGLVAGHQIDTAPMVTHHFGMDEFDLAYDVFSRPGETGALKVLLTRTPHTD; from the coding sequence ATGCATGCAATGGTTTACCACGGCCCGGGTAGGCGCTCGTGGGAGCAGGTGCCCGACCCGGTGATCGAACGCGCCACCGACGCCATCGTCCGCGTCGACGCGGTCACCATCTGCGGGACCGATCTGCACATCCTCAAAGGCGACGTCCCCGAGGTGCAGCCCGGCCGCATCCTCGGCCACGAGGCGGTGGGCACCGTGACCGAGATCGGCGCCGCCGTCGACAACCTCGCTGTCGGCGACCGAGTGCTGGTGTCGTGCATCAGCGCTTGCGGCAGCTGCCGCTACTGCCGGAACGGGCAGTACAGCCAGTGCCTCGGCGGGGGCGGATGGATTCTCGGCCACCTCATCGACGGCACGCAGGCCGAGTACGTCCGCGTGCCGTTCGCCGACAACTCCACCCACAAGGTGCCGCCGGGCGTCGGCGATGAGCAGATGGTGTTACTCGCCGACATCCTGCCCACGTCCTACGAGGTAGGTGTGCTGAGCGCCGCGGTGCGGCCGGGGGACGTGGTGGCGATCGTGGGCGCCGGACCCATTGGTCTGGCGGCCGTGCTGACGGCGAAGCTGTACAGCCCCAGCCACATCGTGGTGATCGACATCGCCGAAAGCCGGCTCAAGGCGGCCACCACCGTCGGGGCCGACATCGTGGTGGACTCCACGTCCCAGGACGTGCGCGCGGTCATCGACGGCCTCACCGATGGCCTGGGCGCCGACGTGGTGATGGAAGCCGTCGGTGTGCCGGAAACCTTCGAACAGGCGGTTGGGCTGGTGCGGCCCGGCGGGCACGTGGCCAACATCGGAGTCCACGGGAAACCGGCGACACTCCATCTCGAAGACATCTGGATCAAGAACCTCACGATCACCACGGGATTGGTGGACACCCACTCCACCCCCACCCTGATCGGCCTGGTGGCGGGCCACCAGATCGACACCGCGCCGATGGTCACCCACCATTTCGGCATGGACGAATTCGACCTCGCCTACGACGTGTTCAGCCGCCCGGGCGAGACCGGTGCGCTCAAAGTCCTTCTCACCCGCACACCCCACACCGACTGA
- a CDS encoding bifunctional aminoglycoside phosphotransferase/ATP-binding protein: MEDNAAAEAAQVADLAAEVHETHTGVVVLLGDKAYKVKKPVVTDFLDFRTAGQREAVCAREVALNSRLAPGSYLGVAHLQSPGHDAPEPVVVMHRYPDDYRLRSMVARGEPTEHHLTRLASTLARFHATAERSTEIDACATTAAVGERWCENLTELDHHADTVSAGAVDEIRRLALRYLDGRAPLFAGRIADRRIVDGHGDLIADDVFCTPDGPIALDCLEFDDRLRFVDGIDDAAFLAMDLEFLGRRDLADHFLGQYLQLAGDTAPRSLIDFYIAYRAVVRAKVDCIRVAQGRSGAAADARRHLELAAHHLRAATVRLVLVGGGPGTGKTTLSEALGDSVGAQVISTDNVRRELQGSGTLHGDAGALDSGLYSPDNVALVYDTVLARAAALLAHGESVILDGTWRDPRQRRAARRCAEEAFAVLVELACATGLSAAQERIERRSATASDATPELAAGITAPVWSGAHRVDTGRPLADSVAEAQQICCLAF, translated from the coding sequence ATGGAGGACAACGCTGCTGCCGAGGCCGCCCAGGTGGCCGATCTGGCCGCCGAGGTGCACGAGACCCACACCGGTGTGGTGGTCCTGCTGGGGGACAAGGCGTACAAGGTCAAGAAGCCGGTCGTGACCGACTTCCTCGATTTCCGCACCGCCGGGCAGCGCGAAGCGGTCTGCGCCCGTGAAGTCGCGCTCAACAGCCGACTCGCGCCGGGCAGTTACCTCGGGGTGGCGCATCTGCAGAGCCCCGGGCACGATGCGCCGGAACCGGTCGTGGTGATGCACCGCTACCCCGACGACTACCGGCTGAGGTCCATGGTGGCGCGGGGAGAGCCGACCGAACACCACCTCACCAGGCTGGCGAGTACGCTGGCCCGCTTCCATGCCACCGCGGAGCGGTCCACCGAGATCGACGCCTGCGCGACGACCGCCGCCGTCGGGGAGCGATGGTGTGAGAACCTCACCGAACTCGACCACCACGCCGACACGGTGTCCGCCGGCGCCGTCGACGAGATCCGCCGCCTGGCTTTGCGTTACCTCGACGGCAGAGCCCCGCTGTTCGCCGGGCGCATTGCCGACCGTCGCATCGTCGACGGTCATGGTGACCTGATCGCAGACGACGTCTTCTGCACGCCCGACGGTCCCATCGCGCTGGACTGCCTCGAATTCGACGACCGGCTCCGGTTCGTCGACGGCATCGACGACGCAGCTTTCCTGGCGATGGATCTGGAGTTCCTGGGCCGGCGTGATCTGGCGGACCACTTCCTCGGCCAGTACCTGCAGCTCGCCGGTGACACCGCGCCGCGCTCGCTGATCGACTTCTACATCGCCTACCGCGCCGTCGTACGCGCCAAGGTGGACTGCATCCGAGTCGCTCAGGGCCGCAGTGGGGCGGCGGCGGACGCCCGGCGGCATCTGGAACTGGCCGCCCACCATCTCAGGGCAGCCACGGTCCGGCTGGTGCTCGTCGGCGGGGGTCCCGGCACCGGCAAGACCACGCTGTCCGAAGCACTCGGCGATTCCGTCGGCGCACAGGTGATCTCGACCGACAACGTGCGTCGCGAACTGCAGGGCAGCGGAACCCTTCATGGCGACGCCGGCGCACTGGACAGCGGACTGTACTCCCCGGATAACGTGGCACTCGTCTACGACACGGTGCTCGCCCGGGCCGCGGCGCTGCTGGCACACGGGGAGTCGGTGATCCTCGACGGCACCTGGCGCGACCCGCGACAGCGTCGGGCGGCCCGCAGGTGCGCCGAGGAGGCTTTCGCCGTGCTGGTCGAATTAGCGTGCGCCACCGGCCTTTCGGCGGCCCAGGAGCGCATCGAGCGGCGATCGGCGACGGCGTCGGACGCCACGCCGGAACTCGCCGCCGGCATCACCGCACCCGTCTGGTCGGGCGCCCACCGCGTCGACACCGGCCGCCCCTTGGCCGACTCGGTGGCCGAAGCACAGCAGATCTGCTGCCTGGCGTTTTGA
- a CDS encoding Acg family FMN-binding oxidoreductase, with product MTATRPDIETISDAVQLACRAPSVHNSQPWRWVADRSGLQLFLDTDRRLATDHSGREALLSCGAVLDHLRVAMAASGWIAHLERYPNPNNHRHLAAIDFSPMSYVTGGHRARAEAIARRRTDRLPFGAPPEWDALEIRLRGAIDESVAMLDVIADDARSRLAEASRLTESLRLYDSGYHAELSWWTGSLPVSDGIPQSSLVSAAESDRVDIGRHFPATHGGAERRINVPEDRSKVLVISAHDDTNRDVLRCGETLSQLLLEATMAGMATCTLTHLTELRASRDIVSALVDRDLPQVLVRVGTAPAVEDAPPPTPRRRLDEVLEVRS from the coding sequence ATGACCGCGACACGACCCGACATCGAAACCATCAGCGACGCGGTGCAGCTGGCGTGCCGGGCTCCGTCGGTTCACAACAGCCAGCCGTGGCGCTGGGTCGCCGACCGGTCGGGGTTGCAACTCTTCCTCGACACCGACCGGCGGCTGGCGACTGATCACTCCGGCCGGGAAGCCCTGCTGAGTTGCGGCGCCGTGCTGGATCACCTGCGGGTGGCCATGGCGGCCAGCGGCTGGATCGCGCACCTCGAGCGCTACCCCAACCCCAACAACCACCGGCACCTGGCCGCCATCGACTTCTCTCCGATGTCGTATGTGACCGGAGGTCACCGCGCCCGGGCCGAGGCGATTGCCCGGCGCCGCACCGACCGGCTGCCGTTCGGGGCACCCCCGGAGTGGGACGCGCTGGAGATCCGGCTGCGCGGGGCCATCGACGAATCGGTGGCGATGCTGGACGTCATCGCCGACGACGCTCGTTCGCGGCTCGCAGAAGCTTCCCGGCTCACCGAGTCGCTGCGCCTCTACGACTCCGGTTACCACGCCGAATTGAGTTGGTGGACAGGGTCCCTGCCGGTATCCGACGGTATTCCGCAGAGCTCGTTGGTGTCGGCCGCCGAAAGCGATCGGGTGGACATCGGCCGCCACTTCCCGGCCACCCACGGTGGTGCCGAGCGGCGCATCAACGTACCCGAGGATCGGTCCAAGGTGCTGGTGATTTCGGCGCACGACGACACCAACCGCGACGTGCTGCGCTGCGGCGAGACACTGTCGCAGCTCCTGCTGGAAGCGACGATGGCGGGGATGGCCACCTGCACGCTGACCCACCTGACCGAACTGCGGGCCAGTCGCGACATCGTCTCGGCTCTCGTCGACCGGGATCTGCCGCAGGTGCTGGTCCGGGTCGGAACGGCGCCCGCAGTCGAGGACGCCCCACCACCGACGCCCCGGCGTCGTCTGGACGAGGTGCTCGAGGTGCGGTCGTGA
- a CDS encoding response regulator transcription factor — protein MVTVFLVDDHEVVRRGLVDLLSVEPELEVIGEAGSVSEALARIPALRPQVVVLDVRLPDGNGIELCRELLSRLPDLRCLMLTSFTSDEAMVDAILAGASGYVIKDIKGMELAKAIKEVGAGRSMLDNRAAAALMGRLRGAAEKADPLSGLSVQERVLLGLLEEGLTNKQIAARMFLSEKTIKNYVSRLLAKLGLERRTQAAVFMSGLHRDHGPADDR, from the coding sequence ATGGTCACCGTATTCCTCGTCGATGATCACGAAGTCGTTCGCCGTGGGCTGGTCGACCTGCTCAGCGTCGAGCCGGAACTCGAGGTGATCGGCGAAGCGGGCTCGGTGTCGGAGGCGCTGGCCCGCATCCCGGCGCTGCGTCCCCAGGTCGTCGTCCTCGACGTGCGACTGCCCGACGGCAACGGCATCGAACTTTGCCGCGAACTGCTCTCCCGGCTGCCCGACCTGCGGTGCCTGATGCTCACCTCCTTCACCTCCGACGAGGCCATGGTCGACGCGATCCTCGCCGGCGCCAGCGGATACGTGATCAAGGACATCAAGGGCATGGAACTGGCCAAGGCGATCAAGGAGGTCGGAGCGGGCCGCTCCATGCTGGACAACCGGGCAGCCGCCGCGCTCATGGGGAGGTTGCGTGGGGCCGCCGAAAAAGCCGATCCGCTGTCCGGGCTCAGCGTTCAGGAACGCGTGCTGCTGGGGCTACTCGAGGAGGGACTGACCAACAAACAGATCGCCGCACGGATGTTCCTGTCCGAGAAGACCATCAAGAACTACGTGTCCCGGCTGCTGGCGAAGCTGGGGCTGGAACGTCGCACCCAGGCGGCGGTCTTCATGTCGGGGCTCCACCGCGATCACGGGCCCGCCGACGACCGCTAG